A single genomic interval of Tsukamurella paurometabola harbors:
- a CDS encoding MarR family winged helix-turn-helix transcriptional regulator, with protein sequence MTPASEASDAPSAPAPDAAIDDLAARLRSPLLQLHFLVRRNTPGPDLTPAQQAALQSLLHLGPVRMGELARYLRIRLPSATSAVDGLERLGLAERSPDPDDGRAVVVQLSEHGRQLTSELVAARNALLARHLGELTEEDRVNLDRAIPALHKLMDRYRDEL encoded by the coding sequence ATGACCCCCGCGTCCGAAGCATCCGACGCCCCGTCGGCCCCGGCACCCGACGCCGCGATCGACGACCTGGCCGCGCGCCTGCGCTCGCCCCTGCTGCAGCTGCACTTCCTGGTGCGGCGCAACACGCCGGGACCCGATCTCACGCCCGCGCAGCAGGCCGCGCTGCAGAGCCTGTTGCACCTGGGCCCCGTTCGCATGGGTGAGCTCGCCCGCTACCTGCGGATCCGCCTGCCCTCCGCGACCAGCGCGGTCGACGGGCTGGAACGGCTCGGGCTCGCCGAGCGCAGCCCCGATCCCGACGACGGCCGCGCCGTCGTCGTGCAGCTGTCCGAGCACGGCCGCCAACTGACCTCCGAGCTGGTGGCGGCGCGGAACGCGCTGCTGGCTCGTCACCTCGGCGAACTGACCGAGGAGGACCGCGTCAATCTCGACCGCGCGATTCCCGCGCTGCACAAGCTCATGGACCGGTACCGGGACGAGCTCTGA
- the leuS gene encoding leucine--tRNA ligase gives MTQNVEQSTSTGPAHRYTAELAGAIEQRWRDQWRAGGVFNAPNPVGPLAAAAGELPAEKLFILDMFPYPSGAGLHVGHPLGFIATDVFGRYHRMNGANVLHTMGFDAFGLPAEQYAVQTGTHPRVTTEKNIERYLQQIGSLGLAHDERRRVSTTDPEFYHWTQWIFLQIYNAWYDSAQDRARPIAELEAEFASGARALDDGRQWADLTAAERGAVLDEHRLVYESNSLVNWCPGLGTVLANEEVTADGRSERGNFPVYRKQLRQWMMRITAYSDRLIDDLDVLDWPEKVKSMQRNWIGRSRGARVAFTAAGERIEVFTTRPDTLFGATYMVLSPEHPLVDELTADAWPSGTDDRWTGGAATPAEAVAAYRASIAAKSDLERQEGKEKTGVFLGTVAVNPLSGTEIPVFIGDYVLMGYGTGAIMAVPGHDVRDHEFATKFGLPIVEVVGSDAGVADEAYIGEGPAVNSANAELDINGLGVAEAKAAVIAYLEKTGAGRGTVQYKLRDWLFARQRYWGEPFPIVFDADGAPHALPESELAVLLPEVKDYAPVAFDPEDSDSQPSPPLAKATDWLHVELDLGDGLKDYTRDANVMPQWAGSSWYQLRYVDPTNAEAFCAKENEAYWMGPRPEVNGAGDPGGVDLYVGGVEHAVLHLLYARFWHKVLFDLGYVTSREPYRKLFNQGMIQAYAYTDSRGVYVPAEDVVERDGRFFLGEQEVNREYGKMGKSLKNSVAPDDIARDYGADTLRVYEMSMGPLDQDRAWATKDVVGAQRFLQRAWRAVIDEETGAVRVTDETPSDESMRVLHKTIAGVREDYAEMRDNTAIAKLIELTNHLTKAYPGGAPRVLAEPLVLMLAPVAPHIAEELWNRLGHTESLAHGPFPVAEGQWLVQDTVEIPVQVKGKVRSRITVGADASDEALEAAALADPKIAELLDGAPRKVIVVSGKLVNIVP, from the coding sequence GTGACGCAGAACGTTGAACAGTCCACCTCGACCGGCCCCGCCCACCGGTACACGGCCGAGCTCGCGGGTGCCATCGAGCAGCGGTGGCGCGATCAGTGGCGCGCCGGCGGCGTCTTCAACGCCCCGAACCCCGTCGGGCCGCTCGCGGCGGCCGCGGGTGAGCTGCCTGCGGAGAAGCTGTTCATCCTGGACATGTTCCCCTACCCGTCGGGTGCGGGCCTGCACGTCGGTCATCCGCTCGGCTTCATCGCGACGGACGTCTTCGGCCGGTACCACCGGATGAACGGTGCCAACGTCCTGCACACGATGGGCTTCGACGCCTTCGGGCTCCCCGCCGAGCAGTACGCCGTGCAGACCGGTACGCACCCGCGGGTCACCACCGAGAAGAACATCGAGCGGTACCTGCAGCAGATCGGTTCGCTGGGTCTGGCCCACGACGAGCGACGCCGCGTCTCGACCACCGACCCGGAGTTCTACCACTGGACGCAGTGGATCTTCCTGCAGATCTACAACGCCTGGTACGACAGCGCCCAGGACCGCGCGCGGCCCATCGCGGAACTGGAGGCCGAGTTCGCCTCCGGCGCCCGCGCCCTGGACGACGGCCGGCAGTGGGCGGACCTGACGGCCGCGGAGCGCGGCGCCGTGCTCGACGAGCACCGACTGGTCTACGAGAGCAACTCGTTGGTGAACTGGTGCCCGGGCCTGGGCACCGTGCTCGCCAACGAGGAGGTCACCGCCGACGGCCGCAGCGAGCGCGGCAACTTCCCCGTCTACCGCAAGCAGCTGCGGCAGTGGATGATGCGGATCACCGCCTACTCGGACCGCCTGATCGACGACCTGGACGTGCTCGACTGGCCGGAGAAGGTCAAGTCGATGCAGCGCAACTGGATCGGCCGCAGTCGCGGCGCGCGGGTGGCCTTCACCGCCGCCGGCGAGCGGATCGAGGTGTTCACCACCCGCCCGGACACCCTCTTCGGCGCCACGTACATGGTGCTCTCCCCCGAGCACCCGCTGGTCGATGAACTGACGGCCGACGCCTGGCCGTCGGGCACGGACGACCGCTGGACCGGCGGTGCGGCCACGCCCGCCGAGGCGGTCGCCGCCTACCGGGCGTCGATCGCCGCGAAGTCCGACCTGGAGCGCCAGGAGGGCAAGGAGAAGACGGGTGTCTTCCTCGGGACGGTCGCGGTGAATCCGCTGAGTGGCACCGAGATCCCCGTGTTCATCGGCGATTACGTCCTCATGGGCTACGGCACCGGTGCCATCATGGCCGTCCCCGGCCATGACGTCCGCGATCACGAGTTCGCCACGAAGTTCGGCCTGCCGATCGTCGAGGTGGTCGGCAGCGACGCCGGCGTCGCCGACGAGGCCTACATCGGTGAGGGCCCCGCGGTGAACTCCGCGAACGCCGAGCTCGACATCAACGGCCTCGGGGTGGCCGAGGCGAAGGCCGCCGTCATCGCCTACCTGGAGAAGACGGGCGCGGGCCGGGGGACGGTGCAGTACAAGCTGCGCGACTGGCTGTTCGCGCGCCAGCGCTACTGGGGCGAGCCCTTCCCCATCGTCTTCGACGCCGACGGTGCGCCGCACGCCCTGCCGGAATCTGAGCTGGCCGTGCTGCTCCCGGAGGTCAAGGATTACGCGCCCGTCGCCTTCGACCCGGAGGACTCGGATTCGCAGCCCTCTCCCCCGCTGGCGAAGGCCACCGACTGGCTGCACGTCGAGCTGGACCTGGGCGACGGCCTCAAGGACTACACGCGGGACGCGAACGTCATGCCGCAGTGGGCCGGTAGCTCCTGGTACCAGCTGCGGTACGTGGACCCGACCAATGCGGAGGCGTTCTGCGCCAAGGAGAACGAGGCGTACTGGATGGGCCCGCGGCCCGAGGTCAACGGCGCGGGTGATCCCGGCGGCGTGGACCTGTACGTGGGCGGCGTCGAGCACGCCGTACTGCACCTGCTGTACGCGCGCTTCTGGCACAAGGTGCTCTTCGACCTGGGCTACGTGACCTCGCGCGAGCCCTACCGGAAGCTGTTCAACCAGGGCATGATCCAGGCCTACGCGTACACCGACTCCCGCGGCGTCTACGTGCCCGCCGAGGACGTGGTGGAGCGCGATGGGAGGTTCTTCCTCGGCGAGCAGGAGGTGAACCGCGAGTACGGCAAGATGGGCAAGTCGCTGAAGAACTCCGTGGCTCCCGACGACATCGCCCGTGACTACGGCGCCGATACCCTGCGCGTCTACGAGATGTCCATGGGCCCATTGGATCAGGACCGCGCGTGGGCGACGAAGGACGTCGTCGGTGCGCAGCGCTTCCTGCAACGCGCCTGGCGTGCCGTGATCGACGAGGAGACCGGCGCCGTGCGGGTCACCGACGAGACCCCGTCCGACGAGTCGATGCGGGTGTTGCACAAGACGATCGCCGGCGTCCGCGAGGACTACGCGGAGATGCGGGACAACACCGCCATCGCCAAGCTGATCGAGCTGACCAATCACCTCACCAAGGCCTACCCCGGCGGTGCGCCGCGCGTGCTCGCCGAGCCGCTGGTGCTGATGCTGGCGCCCGTCGCGCCGCACATCGCCGAGGAGCTGTGGAACAGGCTGGGCCACACCGAGTCGCTCGCGCACGGGCCGTTCCCCGTCGCCGAGGGGCAGTGGCTGGTGCAGGACACCGTCGAGATCCCGGTGCAGGTGAAGGGCAAGGTCCGGTCGCGGATCACCGTGGGCGCCGACGCCTCCGACGAGGCCCTCGAAGCCGCCGCGCTGGCGGATCCGAAGATCGCCGAGCTGCTCGACGGTGCGCCGCGGAAGGTCATCGTCGTCTCCGGCAAGCTCGTCAACATCGTTCCGTAG
- a CDS encoding HNH endonuclease signature motif containing protein has protein sequence MIDSGTAADYLDALASFEQAADRLASMNPVMLSSQEVLDGLRRLERAARTVPSSQHWLTEVAIEQDLPAQLGYTGAKELLIDQLHLAGVEARDRIRGARSRAPRQERGYSPDPRLPLVTAAQRAGTLSERHALAIEKAFDACSPKLSHPDLHDLEDMLVAAAEGGCTPEDIATLGRRAYELLDPDGAEPSAESIARKRDLTVGKQCDDLMSALGGVLSPEARALLDTVLEKLARPGVNNPEDANDPVDVDDADAVAAAAKRDKRTAAQRNHDALVSALRAAIASGLLGQHRGLPCVPIITLGIDQLESETGIATTATGGRLPVEDALRMMGANPKYVLLLDLASRPLFLGREKRLASADQRIALYGSEKGCSAPRCDAPATRCQVHHVTEWRDGGATDVTVLTLACDAHHGKVVPSGDDVRRGFETIVLPEGDEYPGRTGWRRTGDPAGAYRVNHTHHAQELYRLAQEHHRQRHQQYADAWRAQDERALYRDFVGTIHDDIAAMLDGPHGPPLLESLLSEHDADNHWREDPPWPAHEALDRLRAAA, from the coding sequence GTGATCGATTCCGGCACCGCGGCTGACTATCTCGATGCGCTCGCCTCCTTCGAACAGGCCGCCGACCGCTTGGCGTCGATGAACCCCGTCATGCTCTCCTCGCAAGAGGTCCTCGACGGCCTCCGGCGCCTCGAGCGCGCCGCGCGCACCGTCCCCAGCAGCCAGCACTGGCTCACCGAGGTGGCCATCGAGCAGGACCTGCCCGCCCAGCTCGGCTACACCGGCGCCAAGGAGCTCCTGATCGATCAGCTCCACCTCGCCGGGGTGGAGGCGCGCGATCGGATCCGTGGTGCCCGCTCCCGCGCGCCGCGGCAGGAGCGCGGGTACTCCCCCGACCCGCGCCTACCGCTCGTCACCGCCGCCCAGCGCGCGGGCACGCTGTCCGAGCGGCACGCCCTGGCGATCGAGAAGGCCTTCGACGCCTGCTCCCCCAAGCTCTCCCATCCCGACCTGCACGATCTGGAGGACATGCTGGTCGCCGCCGCGGAGGGCGGATGCACCCCGGAGGACATCGCGACGCTCGGCCGGCGCGCGTACGAGCTCCTCGATCCCGACGGTGCCGAACCCTCCGCCGAGAGCATCGCCCGCAAGCGCGACCTGACGGTCGGGAAACAATGCGACGACCTCATGTCCGCGCTCGGCGGGGTGCTCTCGCCGGAGGCCCGCGCGCTGCTCGACACGGTGCTGGAGAAGCTCGCCCGGCCCGGTGTGAACAACCCGGAGGACGCGAACGATCCCGTCGATGTGGATGACGCCGATGCCGTTGCGGCGGCGGCGAAGCGGGACAAACGCACGGCGGCGCAGCGCAACCACGACGCCTTGGTCTCGGCCCTGCGCGCAGCGATCGCCTCTGGCCTGCTCGGGCAGCATCGAGGTCTTCCCTGTGTTCCGATCATCACGCTCGGCATCGATCAGCTCGAGTCCGAGACCGGCATCGCGACCACCGCCACGGGCGGGCGACTCCCCGTCGAGGATGCGCTGCGCATGATGGGCGCCAACCCCAAGTACGTGCTCCTGCTGGATCTCGCGTCGCGCCCGCTGTTCCTGGGCCGGGAGAAGCGCCTCGCGTCCGCGGACCAGCGGATCGCGCTGTACGGCTCCGAGAAGGGCTGCAGCGCACCGCGCTGCGACGCCCCGGCCACGCGCTGCCAGGTGCATCACGTGACCGAGTGGCGGGACGGCGGCGCCACCGACGTCACCGTGCTGACCCTCGCCTGCGACGCGCACCACGGCAAGGTCGTCCCCAGCGGTGACGACGTGCGACGCGGCTTCGAGACGATCGTGCTGCCCGAGGGCGACGAGTACCCCGGCCGCACCGGGTGGCGCCGCACCGGGGACCCCGCCGGTGCGTACCGCGTGAACCACACGCACCATGCGCAGGAGCTGTACCGGCTGGCGCAGGAGCACCACCGGCAGCGGCACCAGCAGTACGCCGACGCCTGGCGCGCCCAGGACGAGCGCGCCCTCTACCGGGACTTCGTGGGCACCATCCACGACGACATCGCCGCGATGCTGGACGGGCCGCACGGTCCACCGCTGCTGGAGTCCTTACTCTCCGAACACGATGCCGACAACCATTGGCGCGAGGATCCGCCGTGGCCCGCGCACGAGGCGCTGGATCGGCTGCGCGCCGCAGCGTGA
- a CDS encoding O-methyltransferase: MSSELWAGVDDYLERTVAVDAAEFEPIRAAQAEGGLPDIAVSATQGKFLYLLASISGARRILEIGTLGGYSTAWLARAAGPEGSVVTLEFSPEHAAVARASLDAAGLGERVEIKVGAALDSLPFLDGPFGLVFIDADKANNRAYLDWALRLSAPGTVIVLDNVVRRLHDEGPDADGIRGALERLGSDPRLDATALQTVGIKGWDGLAIAVVR, encoded by the coding sequence GTGAGCAGCGAGTTGTGGGCCGGCGTCGACGACTACCTCGAGCGGACGGTGGCCGTCGATGCGGCCGAGTTCGAACCGATCCGCGCGGCCCAGGCCGAGGGCGGCCTGCCGGACATCGCCGTCTCCGCCACCCAGGGCAAGTTCCTCTACCTGCTGGCGTCGATCTCGGGCGCCCGGCGGATCCTGGAGATCGGCACCCTGGGTGGCTACAGCACCGCGTGGCTCGCGCGCGCGGCCGGCCCCGAGGGCTCCGTCGTGACGCTGGAGTTCTCGCCCGAGCACGCCGCGGTCGCCCGCGCCAGCCTGGACGCCGCCGGCCTCGGCGAGCGCGTCGAGATCAAGGTCGGGGCCGCACTCGACAGCCTGCCCTTCCTCGACGGCCCCTTCGGCCTCGTCTTCATCGACGCCGACAAGGCCAACAACCGCGCGTACCTGGATTGGGCGCTGCGTCTGAGTGCCCCGGGCACCGTCATCGTCCTGGACAACGTGGTGCGCCGCCTGCACGACGAGGGCCCCGACGCCGACGGCATCCGCGGCGCCCTGGAGCGCCTCGGCTCCGACCCGCGGCTGGACGCCACCGCGCTGCAGACCGTCGGCATCAAGGGCTGGGACGGCCTGGCGATCGCGGTCGTCCGCTGA
- a CDS encoding MFS transporter has product MTTTADRATNAHAHPSLRETLSHQPKAVWVTAFAAVIAFMGIGLVDPILVSIAESLHATPSQTTLLFSSYLGVQVIAMLFIGWFTSMFGAKRTVIAGLLLIVIAAAACALANSIGLLVAWRAVWGLGNALFIATALAVIVAAATGGQQGAILLYEAALGLGLAVGPLLGAVLGGVSWRGPFAGTAILMLIGAILCATMLRSDAAEAKEKRQREGTVSPLAPLRALRQRGLFLTGLGSAFYTAAFFTILAWSPFVLHRSAYFVGAVFVGWGLLVAVSGVWLAPKVAAAVGERAGCIAAVIVYGALLVVAAIGHENVAVVVAVVVLSGIPSGVLNTLFTGTAMSIADAPRPVASAGYNFLRWAGGALAATLVAHFATWFGSPAAPFYIGAIACVVAALILTQVRGRGADAHEVPAEAALVGDAEF; this is encoded by the coding sequence ATGACGACCACCGCCGACCGAGCCACGAACGCTCACGCCCACCCCAGCCTGCGCGAGACCCTCTCCCATCAGCCCAAGGCGGTGTGGGTCACCGCGTTCGCCGCCGTGATCGCGTTCATGGGGATCGGCCTCGTCGACCCCATCCTGGTCTCGATCGCGGAGTCACTGCACGCGACGCCCAGCCAGACCACGCTGCTGTTCTCGTCGTACCTGGGCGTGCAGGTCATCGCGATGCTCTTCATCGGCTGGTTCACCTCGATGTTCGGTGCCAAGCGCACCGTCATCGCCGGTCTGCTGCTCATCGTCATCGCGGCCGCCGCCTGCGCCCTCGCGAACTCGATCGGCCTACTGGTCGCCTGGCGCGCGGTGTGGGGCCTCGGCAACGCGCTGTTCATCGCGACCGCGCTCGCCGTGATCGTCGCGGCCGCCACCGGCGGCCAGCAGGGCGCCATCCTGCTCTACGAGGCCGCGCTGGGCCTCGGCCTGGCCGTCGGCCCGCTGCTGGGTGCCGTCCTCGGCGGCGTCTCGTGGCGCGGCCCGTTCGCCGGCACCGCGATCCTCATGCTCATCGGCGCGATCCTGTGCGCCACCATGCTGCGCTCCGACGCCGCCGAGGCGAAGGAGAAGCGGCAGCGCGAGGGCACCGTCTCCCCGCTCGCTCCCCTGCGCGCCCTGCGCCAGCGCGGCCTGTTCCTCACCGGCCTGGGTTCCGCCTTCTACACCGCGGCCTTCTTCACCATCCTCGCGTGGTCGCCGTTCGTATTGCATCGCAGCGCGTACTTCGTGGGTGCCGTCTTCGTCGGCTGGGGTCTGCTGGTCGCGGTGAGCGGCGTGTGGCTGGCACCGAAGGTCGCCGCCGCGGTCGGCGAGCGGGCGGGCTGCATCGCCGCCGTCATCGTGTACGGCGCCCTCCTGGTGGTCGCCGCGATCGGCCACGAGAACGTCGCCGTGGTGGTGGCGGTCGTGGTGCTCTCCGGCATCCCGTCGGGCGTGCTGAACACCCTGTTCACCGGCACCGCGATGTCGATCGCCGACGCGCCGCGCCCCGTCGCCAGCGCCGGCTACAACTTCCTCCGCTGGGCCGGCGGCGCGCTGGCCGCGACCCTCGTCGCGCACTTCGCCACGTGGTTCGGCAGCCCCGCCGCCCCGTTCTACATCGGCGCGATCGCGTGCGTCGTCGCCGCGCTCATCCTGACGCAGGTGCGCGGCCGGGGCGCCGACGCCCACGAGGTGCCGGCCGAGGCCGCCCTCGTCGGCGACGCGGAGTTCTGA
- a CDS encoding maleylpyruvate isomerase family mycothiol-dependent enzyme, with translation MGSVADLATEERRSLLELVEGFTAEQWSAPSLCDGWSVREVVLHHIGYDLLTGRETVQRMVTGRASPGSDSNDARLAELSGMTTSDVVEALREHIRPAGLTAGFGCRISLLDGMIHQQDIRRPLRLLRTIPAERIRPALNFALWAPPVRGAVRGRGVRLVADDLDWSFGRGPEVRGTAEALLLAMGGRTVVLDELTGPGRGRLARNLGGLTP, from the coding sequence ATCGGATCCGTGGCCGACCTGGCGACCGAGGAGCGGCGCAGCCTGCTGGAGCTGGTGGAGGGGTTCACCGCGGAGCAGTGGAGTGCACCCAGCCTGTGTGACGGGTGGAGTGTCCGGGAGGTGGTGCTGCACCACATCGGCTACGACCTGCTGACGGGCCGGGAGACGGTGCAGCGCATGGTGACCGGCCGGGCGAGCCCGGGGAGTGACTCGAACGATGCGCGACTGGCAGAGCTGTCGGGGATGACCACGTCGGACGTGGTCGAGGCCCTGCGCGAGCACATTCGCCCCGCCGGGCTCACCGCGGGTTTCGGCTGCCGCATCTCGCTGCTGGACGGCATGATCCACCAGCAGGACATCCGCCGGCCCCTGCGCCTGCTGCGCACCATTCCCGCGGAGCGGATCCGGCCGGCGCTGAACTTCGCGCTGTGGGCGCCGCCGGTGCGCGGTGCCGTCCGGGGCAGGGGAGTGCGGCTCGTCGCCGACGACCTCGACTGGTCCTTCGGCCGCGGCCCCGAGGTCCGCGGCACCGCGGAGGCCCTGCTGCTCGCGATGGGCGGGCGCACCGTCGTGCTCGACGAACTGACCGGCCCCGGCCGGGGGCGCCTGGCACGCAATCTCGGCGGGCTGACTCCATAG
- a CDS encoding SDR family oxidoreductase: MTVDARPLALVTGASRGLGAHIARGLAGSHRLLLGGRPSPALDALVSEFDGAAAFPADVTDHPAVRELAAPIDRLDVLVHNAGVGRIGSIEDTPAADWREMFEVNLLAVVELTRALLPALRAAGGHVVLLNSGAGKRANPGWSAYAASKFGLTAFAEALRAEEPALRVTSVFPGRIDTEMQQGIFAAEGREYATEGLLRPETVARAVVQAITTPGDAHPTEIVLRPR; encoded by the coding sequence ATGACCGTCGACGCCCGTCCCCTCGCCCTCGTCACCGGCGCCTCGCGCGGGCTCGGCGCTCACATCGCGCGGGGCCTCGCCGGCTCGCACCGCCTCCTGCTGGGCGGGCGCCCCTCCCCCGCACTCGACGCCCTGGTCTCCGAGTTCGACGGTGCCGCAGCCTTTCCGGCCGATGTCACCGATCACCCAGCGGTCCGGGAGCTGGCCGCGCCGATCGACCGGCTCGACGTGCTCGTGCACAACGCCGGCGTCGGCCGGATCGGCTCCATCGAGGACACGCCGGCGGCGGACTGGCGGGAGATGTTCGAGGTCAATCTCCTCGCCGTCGTCGAGCTGACCCGGGCGCTGCTGCCCGCGCTGCGCGCCGCGGGCGGCCACGTGGTGCTGCTCAACTCGGGCGCCGGCAAGCGCGCGAACCCCGGATGGTCGGCGTACGCGGCGAGCAAGTTCGGGCTCACCGCGTTCGCCGAGGCGCTGCGCGCCGAGGAGCCCGCGCTCCGCGTGACCAGCGTCTTCCCCGGGCGGATCGACACCGAGATGCAGCAGGGGATCTTCGCCGCCGAGGGGCGCGAGTACGCCACCGAGGGTCTGCTGCGCCCGGAGACGGTGGCGCGGGCCGTGGTCCAGGCGATCACGACCCCGGGGGACGCGCATCCCACCGAGATCGTGCTGCGGCCGCGCTGA
- a CDS encoding winged helix DNA-binding domain-containing protein codes for MRLIDDAERRARMARRHALAPEHRTDSVLDAVRAVGVLHATEPATPYLSVHARMHSFARDEYERELWEQRSLVKQLAMRRTMFVFPRALHGAALSGPSERVAAQEHAKIAKDAVRGGVADDGEAWLAQARSAVLDALRGCELSAVRLRERLPELDGKVMMAEGKKYGGEMHLAPRVLTWLGARGDLVRAHNESHWRVNRNLWARADEWLGAPAERTGPGEAYAVLVREYLRAFGPVTETDVVWWFGATKTAIRAALAEIAAVQVRLERGGTGWVLPDDVDPVAPVEPWAALLPALDPTPMGWKERAFYLDPAFASAIYDAAGNAGTTAWWDGRIIGAYTQDEDGTVVPVLPKGTPRAARQALDAEAARLQKWLAGERVNSLYKSPITLPAYGT; via the coding sequence ATGCGCCTGATCGACGATGCGGAACGTCGCGCCCGCATGGCGCGCCGCCACGCCCTCGCGCCGGAGCACCGCACCGATTCCGTGCTCGACGCCGTGCGAGCCGTCGGCGTGCTGCACGCCACGGAACCGGCGACCCCGTACCTGTCGGTGCACGCACGGATGCACTCCTTCGCCCGCGACGAGTACGAGCGCGAGCTGTGGGAGCAGCGGTCGCTCGTCAAGCAGCTCGCCATGCGCCGCACCATGTTCGTCTTCCCGCGTGCACTGCACGGTGCGGCGTTGAGCGGACCGTCGGAACGTGTTGCCGCCCAGGAGCATGCGAAGATCGCCAAGGACGCCGTCCGCGGCGGCGTCGCCGACGACGGCGAGGCATGGCTCGCGCAGGCGCGATCGGCGGTCCTCGACGCGCTCCGCGGCTGCGAGCTCAGTGCCGTCCGGCTCCGTGAGCGGCTCCCCGAGCTCGACGGCAAGGTGATGATGGCCGAGGGCAAGAAGTACGGCGGTGAGATGCACCTGGCGCCCAGGGTTCTCACCTGGCTCGGCGCGAGGGGTGATCTGGTGCGCGCCCACAACGAGAGTCACTGGCGGGTGAACCGCAACCTGTGGGCCCGCGCCGACGAGTGGCTCGGCGCGCCCGCCGAGCGCACCGGTCCGGGAGAGGCGTACGCGGTACTGGTGCGCGAGTACCTGCGCGCCTTCGGGCCGGTCACGGAGACCGACGTGGTCTGGTGGTTCGGCGCCACCAAAACGGCCATCCGCGCGGCCCTCGCCGAGATCGCCGCCGTCCAAGTGCGACTGGAGCGGGGCGGCACCGGCTGGGTGCTCCCGGACGACGTGGATCCCGTCGCGCCCGTGGAGCCGTGGGCGGCACTCCTGCCCGCGCTCGACCCCACGCCGATGGGGTGGAAGGAGCGCGCGTTCTACCTCGACCCCGCCTTCGCGTCGGCGATCTACGACGCCGCCGGTAACGCCGGGACCACGGCCTGGTGGGACGGTCGCATCATCGGGGCGTACACGCAGGACGAGGACGGCACCGTCGTCCCGGTGCTGCCGAAGGGGACGCCCCGGGCGGCGCGGCAGGCCCTCGACGCCGAGGCCGCACGGCTGCAGAAGTGGCTGGCGGGGGAGCGCGTGAACTCGCTCTACAAGTCGCCGATCACGTTGCCCGCGTACGGGACCTGA